One window of Thioalbus denitrificans genomic DNA carries:
- a CDS encoding transporter substrate-binding domain-containing protein, giving the protein MPVTTATTPRRATARGSGQGWLALLWLLALLLSACSDEADTGRAIDLVPGGDLAAILKRGELRVLLPRHYLDQVLPADTPRPGQSFITEFAIGLGVDIRWVYTETRDDLIPQLLAGAGDLIGTSLIITPERKRKVAFTVPLGVVREQVVVRGADRADIAGTPDLHNRTVALHPGTAAWQRLELLQEEIPGLTLAALPESQTLVKTLDQVADGFYDATVIPARLGREVLPTRPQLAAAFFLGDERPTAWAVRPDAPALREALDQFIYANRLAEQPETYTEDLDGLKKRGVLRVLTRNNPATYFILRGERLGFEYELVSAFAKSRGLRVEMVIPPSREDLIPWLQQGRGDLIAASLTITDERRNIPDIAFSRPYNEVSETLVSRAAELPLRSVDDLAGRDVVVRPSSSYWETIKRIQEQGVPVRLRPAPEEQETEWIIGQVAETVYDLTVADSDILDIELTWRDDVKADLVLGEPVPHGWVVHRQAPKLLAAVNDFIARTYRGRDYNILYRKYFRDPHKVRRHVEFRTARSGVLSPWDDVIRQHAEDYGFDWRLIVAQMYQESRFDPEAESWMGAQGLMQLMPRTATELGHDEPTDPASSIRAGVRYLALLRQRFDPGIPLAERTWLALAAYNAGYGHVADARRLARKLDLDPDRWSGNVEKAMGLLTLDRYAREAEHGYCRCNQTVHYVREIRNRYDAYVEATRNLAAIRESNDARANGNGNGNEDDGQDRRMLRSAAAAEDGAKESAAGP; this is encoded by the coding sequence TTGCCCGTCACGACCGCCACAACCCCCCGTCGCGCGACAGCCCGAGGCTCCGGGCAAGGCTGGCTGGCACTGCTGTGGCTGCTGGCTCTCCTCCTGTCGGCGTGCTCCGACGAGGCGGACACCGGGCGTGCCATCGATCTCGTTCCCGGAGGCGATCTCGCCGCCATCCTGAAGCGCGGCGAACTGCGGGTCCTCCTGCCGCGCCACTACCTGGACCAGGTCCTGCCCGCGGACACGCCGCGCCCCGGACAGTCCTTCATCACCGAGTTCGCGATCGGGCTCGGGGTCGACATCCGCTGGGTCTACACCGAGACCCGCGACGACCTGATTCCGCAACTCCTGGCCGGGGCCGGCGATCTCATCGGCACCAGCCTGATCATCACCCCCGAGCGCAAGCGGAAGGTGGCGTTCACCGTGCCGCTGGGCGTGGTACGCGAACAGGTGGTGGTCCGGGGCGCTGATCGGGCGGACATCGCCGGCACCCCCGACCTGCACAACCGGACCGTCGCCCTGCACCCCGGCACCGCGGCCTGGCAGCGGCTTGAGCTGCTGCAGGAGGAGATACCCGGGCTCACCCTGGCCGCGCTTCCCGAAAGCCAGACCCTGGTGAAGACGCTCGACCAGGTGGCCGACGGCTTCTACGACGCCACCGTCATCCCCGCACGCCTGGGCCGGGAGGTGCTGCCCACCCGCCCGCAGCTCGCCGCCGCCTTTTTCCTCGGCGACGAGCGCCCCACGGCCTGGGCGGTACGTCCCGATGCCCCGGCGCTGCGCGAAGCCCTGGACCAGTTCATCTATGCCAACCGCCTGGCCGAACAGCCGGAGACCTACACCGAGGACCTGGACGGGCTGAAGAAGCGGGGGGTCCTGCGCGTACTGACGCGCAACAATCCCGCCACCTACTTCATCCTGCGCGGCGAACGTCTCGGGTTCGAATACGAGCTGGTCAGCGCATTCGCCAAGAGCCGCGGACTGCGGGTGGAAATGGTGATCCCACCCAGCCGCGAGGATCTCATCCCCTGGCTGCAGCAGGGCCGCGGCGATCTCATCGCCGCCTCGCTGACCATCACCGACGAGCGGCGGAACATCCCCGACATCGCCTTCTCCCGCCCCTACAACGAGGTGTCCGAAACCCTGGTGTCGCGGGCCGCGGAGCTGCCGCTGCGCTCTGTCGACGATCTCGCCGGCCGGGACGTGGTGGTGCGCCCCAGCAGCTCCTACTGGGAGACGATCAAGAGGATCCAGGAGCAGGGGGTGCCGGTGCGCCTGCGGCCCGCTCCGGAGGAGCAGGAGACGGAATGGATCATCGGCCAGGTGGCGGAGACGGTCTACGACCTGACCGTGGCCGACAGCGACATCCTCGACATCGAACTCACCTGGCGTGACGACGTGAAGGCCGACCTGGTCCTCGGCGAGCCGGTTCCCCACGGCTGGGTGGTGCACCGGCAGGCGCCGAAGCTCCTGGCCGCGGTCAACGACTTCATCGCCAGGACCTACCGCGGGCGGGACTACAACATCCTCTACCGGAAGTACTTCCGCGATCCCCACAAGGTGCGCCGCCACGTGGAGTTCCGCACGGCCCGCAGCGGGGTGCTGTCACCCTGGGACGATGTCATCCGCCAGCACGCCGAGGACTATGGCTTCGACTGGCGTCTCATCGTGGCGCAGATGTACCAGGAGAGCCGTTTCGACCCGGAAGCCGAGTCCTGGATGGGGGCGCAGGGATTGATGCAGCTGATGCCACGCACCGCGACCGAACTCGGCCACGACGAGCCCACCGATCCGGCCAGCTCCATTCGCGCCGGGGTCCGCTACCTGGCCCTGCTGCGCCAGCGCTTCGATCCGGGCATCCCCCTCGCCGAGCGGACCTGGCTGGCCCTGGCGGCCTACAACGCCGGCTACGGCCACGTGGCCGATGCCCGCCGCCTGGCCCGAAAGCTGGACCTGGACCCGGATCGCTGGAGCGGCAACGTGGAAAAGGCCATGGGCCTGCTCACCCTCGATCGCTACGCCCGCGAGGCCGAGCACGGCTACTGCCGCTGCAACCAGACGGTGCACTACGTGCGGGAGATCCGCAACCGCTACGACGCCTACGTGGAGGCCACCCGCAATCTGGCCGCGATCAGGGAGAGCAACGACGCCCGCGCCAACGGGAACGGGAACGGGAACGAGGATGATGGGCAGGACCGGCGCATGCTGCGCTCGGCCGCCGCGGCGGAGGATGGAGCGAAGGAGTCCGCGGCGGGACCCTAG